One Campylobacter sp. MIT 12-8780 DNA window includes the following coding sequences:
- a CDS encoding sigma-54-dependent transcriptional regulator, whose product MNLVIVEDDINMRKSLEIALGEFEEFHIKTYKSATEALKKLDSNTDLIITDINMPGIDGLEFIKACENKYDFIIITGNATLSKAIEAVRLGVKDFLTKPFDVSTLITAIKRAKIVREKTKTNEKKSKDKEEKQGFFASSQALEKTLNLSLKAAKTDASVLLAGESGVGKELFANFIHQNSKRASKPFVAINMAAIPSNLIESELFGFEKGAFTDANATKIGLFELANEGTLFLDEIGEMPFEIQAKLLRALQEKEITRLGSTKSLKINVRIVSATNANIEEKIKNNEFRADLYYRLNTIPIYIPPLRERKDEILGIAKQVIQDTCSEYELESKSLSQEAQNALLEYDFPGNIRELISIVQRACILSENEQISAEDLFLESRSKKELKNLEKELIKEVLLAENFDISKAALSLDMSEKSLKEKMKKYDLKG is encoded by the coding sequence ATGAACTTAGTCATAGTTGAAGATGATATAAATATGAGAAAATCCCTTGAAATCGCTTTAGGCGAGTTTGAGGAATTTCATATTAAAACCTACAAATCAGCCACAGAAGCCCTTAAAAAACTTGACTCAAACACAGACTTAATCATCACTGATATTAACATGCCCGGCATTGATGGACTTGAGTTTATCAAGGCTTGTGAGAATAAATATGATTTTATCATCATCACAGGCAATGCAACCTTAAGCAAGGCTATAGAAGCTGTCAGGCTTGGTGTGAAAGACTTTTTAACCAAGCCTTTTGATGTAAGCACTCTCATCACAGCCATTAAAAGAGCAAAAATCGTGCGTGAAAAAACCAAAACAAACGAGAAAAAAAGCAAAGACAAAGAAGAAAAACAAGGCTTTTTTGCAAGCTCCCAAGCCCTTGAAAAAACTTTAAATTTAAGCTTGAAAGCTGCTAAAACAGATGCTAGCGTCTTACTTGCTGGTGAAAGTGGAGTTGGCAAAGAATTGTTTGCAAATTTCATTCATCAAAACTCAAAACGAGCCTCAAAGCCTTTTGTGGCTATTAACATGGCAGCCATTCCAAGTAATCTCATCGAAAGTGAGCTTTTTGGCTTTGAAAAAGGTGCTTTTACAGACGCAAACGCCACTAAAATAGGACTTTTTGAGCTTGCTAATGAAGGCACGCTTTTTTTAGATGAGATAGGCGAAATGCCTTTTGAAATTCAAGCTAAGCTTTTAAGAGCCTTGCAAGAAAAAGAAATCACCAGACTAGGAAGCACCAAAAGCCTTAAAATCAATGTTAGGATAGTATCAGCCACAAATGCAAACATAGAAGAAAAAATCAAAAATAACGAATTTAGAGCTGATTTATACTACCGCTTAAACACTATCCCAATCTACATACCGCCTTTAAGAGAGCGAAAAGATGAAATTCTAGGCATAGCCAAACAAGTCATACAAGATACTTGCAGCGAATATGAGCTTGAAAGCAAAAGCTTAAGCCAAGAAGCTCAAAATGCCTTGCTAGAATATGATTTTCCGGGCAATATAAGAGAACTTATCTCCATAGTGCAAAGAGCGTGCATTTTAAGCGAGAATGAACAAATTTCAGCTGAGGATTTGTTTTTAGAAAGCAGAAGCAAAAAAGAGCTTAAGAATTTAGAAAAAGAACTCATCAAAGAAGTTTTACTGGCTGAAAATTTTGATATAAGTAAGGCTGCCTTAAGCCTTGATATGAGTGAAAAAAGCCTCAAAGAAAAGATGAAAAAATACGACTTAAAAGGATAG
- the ccsA gene encoding cytochrome c biogenesis protein produces MKNLVKACGNLKLSIILFLLFAFSCAMATFIESSYGTATAWVMIYGTLWFGLIQLLLGINLIFAIFAYKMIELKKLPVLIFHLSFLFILAGSIFTRYFGFEGLMHIRESEKSSTFESSKSFIKFYTLENGQVKGLAIPQDIAILPFANHFKLDLKLEDSTASLRYKNLLLDAKEKFIEDKEGKPLLSLVINLKDEGVKELILQENEVQNIAGINFAFLNDEVKAPFIKVDKNLELSSSQNLNFLSMSSGENAVLKANEKANSNEKRLYDLKDFNFVIKDVSLSAKQSIVGANRAQDESFWLWFKGIWAEFGRTLLISFFGEPQNWKASSLLAFKDFAMSKEYQPLELGANAVNALELELEYKGEKTSFFVFENNKPVRVDLGSKAFFIGFSPYTEDLGFSLLLKDFKLDRYAGSMSPKSYESLVEIDDEDNKFEFNIFMNNVLDYKGYRFYQSSYDQDEKGTILSINQDPGKLTTYVGYTLLFIGMFLNIFNPKSRFRTLARLINQDALKNSTLILLLSLCFLSSNLKAEELGNSSKISPEHSQKFGALIVQKFSGRMVPLNTLSSEILEKVYKDTSYKGLSSDAVVLSMFLDKQEIWGKEKLIIMPKNKAIRDEIARILGVKSEPYLAFEDFFNQERQYILTKYVENANRKNPNARGIFDKEIIKLDERVNIVFLALTGELFRIIPKQNDENHTWLTIFELLNLQDEKERQEGIVPLYYYFASLGEAVKSGDYSEADKALEGIKNYQYKYASEVMPSEGKIKAELFMNKNQIFVKLTPVYLLAGIFLLVLILAKMIKPNLRISLIFKLVYTLNIIAFLIHTAGLCLRAYLADHAPWSNAYESMVYIAWALALSGIFFSRKSPIALALTSILAGLVLWVAHLSEMDPQITNLVPVLDSYWLTIHVSVITASYGFLGLCCLLGIFVLALMLFLKKDGKYNANIQRNITEATRINEMAMILGLCLLTAGNFLGAIWANESWGRYWSWDSKETWALISILVYASVLHIRLIPSLCNQFNFALASMFAYWSIIMTYFGVNYFLVGLHSYAAGEAAKIPNYVYFSFLFMVILAIIAYPKRKMTKKL; encoded by the coding sequence ATGAAAAATCTAGTTAAAGCCTGTGGCAATTTAAAACTCTCCATCATTTTGTTTTTGCTTTTTGCATTCAGCTGTGCTATGGCAACTTTTATTGAAAGCAGTTATGGCACTGCAACGGCTTGGGTGATGATCTATGGCACACTTTGGTTTGGCTTGATCCAGCTCTTGCTTGGTATCAATTTAATCTTTGCGATTTTTGCTTACAAGATGATCGAGCTTAAAAAACTACCTGTGCTTATCTTTCATCTTTCTTTTTTATTTATCCTTGCTGGTTCTATTTTTACGCGTTATTTTGGCTTTGAAGGGCTTATGCACATCAGAGAAAGTGAAAAAAGCTCGACTTTTGAAAGCTCGAAATCTTTCATCAAATTTTATACTCTTGAAAATGGACAAGTCAAAGGCTTAGCAATACCTCAAGATATAGCCATTTTACCTTTTGCAAACCATTTCAAGCTTGATCTTAAGCTTGAAGACTCAACAGCAAGTTTAAGATATAAAAATTTACTCCTTGATGCGAAAGAAAAATTCATCGAGGACAAAGAAGGCAAGCCTTTACTTTCTTTAGTCATCAACCTTAAAGATGAAGGCGTAAAAGAACTTATCCTTCAAGAAAATGAGGTGCAAAATATCGCTGGCATTAACTTTGCGTTTTTAAATGATGAAGTAAAAGCCCCTTTTATCAAGGTGGATAAAAACCTAGAACTTAGCTCAAGTCAAAACTTAAATTTCTTAAGTATGAGTAGCGGTGAAAACGCTGTTTTAAAGGCAAATGAAAAGGCAAATTCAAATGAAAAGAGATTATATGATCTAAAAGACTTTAATTTCGTGATTAAAGATGTGTCTTTAAGTGCTAAGCAAAGCATAGTTGGAGCAAATAGAGCTCAAGATGAAAGCTTTTGGTTGTGGTTTAAAGGAATTTGGGCTGAATTTGGGCGAACGCTTTTAATCAGCTTTTTTGGCGAGCCACAAAACTGGAAAGCTTCAAGCTTGCTCGCATTTAAGGACTTTGCGATGAGTAAAGAATATCAGCCTTTAGAACTAGGAGCAAACGCTGTAAATGCCCTTGAACTTGAGCTTGAATACAAAGGCGAAAAAACCAGCTTTTTTGTCTTTGAAAATAACAAGCCTGTACGTGTTGATCTTGGCTCAAAAGCCTTTTTTATAGGCTTTAGCCCTTATACTGAGGATTTGGGCTTTTCACTTTTGCTAAAAGATTTTAAACTTGATCGCTATGCTGGCTCTATGTCGCCAAAATCTTATGAAAGCCTTGTTGAGATTGATGATGAGGACAATAAATTCGAGTTTAATATCTTTATGAATAATGTTTTAGACTATAAAGGCTACCGCTTTTATCAAAGCTCTTACGATCAAGATGAAAAAGGCACTATACTTTCGATCAATCAAGACCCGGGTAAGCTTACAACTTATGTTGGCTACACCCTACTTTTCATCGGTATGTTTTTAAATATCTTTAATCCAAAATCACGTTTTAGAACCCTAGCGCGCCTTATCAATCAAGATGCTTTGAAAAACTCAACCTTGATTTTACTGCTTAGCTTGTGCTTTTTAAGCTCAAATTTAAAGGCTGAAGAATTAGGAAATTCAAGCAAGATAAGCCCAGAACACAGCCAAAAATTTGGTGCTTTAATCGTGCAAAAATTTAGTGGCAGAATGGTGCCTTTAAACACACTTTCAAGTGAAATTTTAGAAAAAGTATATAAAGACACTAGCTATAAAGGCTTAAGTAGCGATGCGGTGGTTTTATCTATGTTTTTAGATAAACAAGAAATTTGGGGCAAAGAAAAACTCATCATCATGCCAAAAAACAAAGCTATACGCGATGAAATCGCTCGAATTTTAGGCGTTAAAAGCGAACCTTACCTTGCCTTTGAAGACTTTTTCAATCAAGAAAGACAATACATACTCACAAAATATGTAGAAAATGCAAATCGTAAAAATCCTAACGCAAGAGGGATTTTTGATAAAGAGATTATCAAGCTTGATGAAAGAGTAAATATCGTCTTTTTAGCCCTTACCGGCGAGCTTTTTAGGATTATCCCTAAGCAAAATGATGAAAATCACACTTGGCTGACTATCTTTGAGCTTTTAAATTTACAAGATGAAAAAGAAAGACAAGAAGGTATAGTGCCTTTGTATTATTATTTTGCAAGTTTGGGTGAGGCTGTGAAAAGTGGTGATTATAGCGAGGCAGATAAGGCACTTGAAGGCATTAAAAATTACCAATACAAATACGCTAGCGAAGTTATGCCAAGTGAGGGCAAGATCAAAGCTGAGCTTTTCATGAATAAAAATCAAATTTTTGTCAAGCTTACACCTGTATATCTACTTGCTGGTATCTTTTTGCTGGTGCTGATTTTAGCTAAGATGATAAAGCCAAACCTTAGAATTTCACTCATCTTTAAGCTTGTATATACGCTTAATATCATAGCCTTTTTAATCCACACCGCAGGGCTTTGCTTAAGAGCGTATCTAGCCGATCATGCTCCTTGGAGCAATGCTTATGAAAGTATGGTTTATATCGCTTGGGCTTTAGCTTTAAGTGGAATTTTCTTTTCAAGAAAAAGTCCTATTGCTCTTGCTTTAACTTCTATTTTAGCTGGGCTTGTGCTGTGGGTAGCTCACCTTAGCGAAATGGATCCACAAATCACCAATTTAGTCCCTGTTTTAGACAGCTATTGGCTGACTATACATGTTTCTGTGATTACAGCTAGCTATGGATTTTTAGGGCTTTGTTGCTTGCTTGGAATTTTTGTGCTCGCTTTAATGTTGTTCTTAAAAAAAGATGGCAAGTATAATGCCAATATACAAAGAAATATCACAGAAGCTACGCGTATCAATGAAATGGCGATGATTTTGGGACTTTGTTTGCTAACAGCTGGGAATTTTCTAGGAGCCATTTGGGCAAATGAAAGCTGGGGCAGGTATTGGAGCTGGGATAGTAAAGAAACTTGGGCTTTAATTAGTATTTTAGTGTATGCAAGCGTGCTTCATATAAGACTTATACCAAGCCTTTGCAATCAGTTTAATTTTGCTCTTGCTTCAATGTTTGCGTATTGGAGCATTATTATGACTTATTTTGGGGTGAATTATTTTTTAGTAGGCTTGCACTCTTATGCAGCAGGTGAAGCAGCAAAAATTCCAAATTATGTGTATTTTTCTTTCTTATTTATGGTAATTTTAGCTATAATAGCCTATCCAAAAAGAAAAATGACAAAAAAACTATAA
- a CDS encoding ABC transporter ATP-binding protein, with translation MLSVKNLSVYYGLIQAVKNISFEVKTGQIISLIGSNGAGKTSTLNAMLNLVKRKGEINFLGYDTKRHLPHTLVQKGIALVPEGRRVFINLSVEENLKIGAFNNDENYEHLKEQMYKLFPRLKSKKNSLAGNLSGGEAQMLAISRALMSEPKLLMLDEPSLGLAPKIVSEVFEIIIKLKEEGITILLVEQNAFSALKISDYAYVLENGEISMQGVAKELIGDDRVRKKYLGL, from the coding sequence GTGTTAAGTGTAAAGAATTTAAGCGTGTATTATGGTTTAATTCAAGCTGTAAAAAATATCAGCTTTGAGGTAAAAACCGGACAAATCATCAGTTTAATTGGCTCAAACGGAGCTGGTAAAACCTCAACTTTAAACGCTATGCTTAATCTTGTCAAAAGAAAAGGCGAGATTAATTTTCTAGGCTATGATACCAAAAGACACTTACCGCACACTTTGGTGCAAAAAGGTATAGCCTTAGTGCCTGAAGGAAGACGTGTTTTCATCAACTTAAGTGTTGAGGAAAATTTAAAAATCGGTGCTTTTAACAATGATGAAAATTATGAGCATTTAAAAGAGCAAATGTATAAGCTTTTTCCAAGACTAAAAAGCAAAAAAAATAGCCTAGCTGGAAATTTAAGCGGAGGCGAAGCTCAAATGCTAGCTATTTCAAGAGCTTTGATGAGTGAGCCCAAGCTTTTAATGCTTGATGAACCAAGCTTAGGACTTGCTCCAAAGATAGTCAGCGAGGTATTTGAGATCATTATCAAGCTTAAAGAAGAAGGTATTACCATACTTTTAGTCGAGCAAAATGCCTTTTCAGCCCTAAAAATCAGTGATTATGCTTATGTTTTAGAAAATGGCGAAATTTCTATGCAAGGTGTGGCTAAAGAGCTTATTGGCGATGATAGAGTTCGTAAAAAATATTTAGGATTATAA
- a CDS encoding ABC transporter ATP-binding protein — protein MILELKGISKSFGGVEAIKDVNFSIKKGEIFALIGPNGAGKTTLFNIITGNYKPSKGQVFFKNQLLNPLKPHQIVHLGIARTFQNIRLFSSMNVLENVLIGFDKSIRYSVFEAFLHLGRFKKAEKESKEKAFALLRELNLEHFAHEKATSLSYGQQRKVEIARAMATNPSLLLLDEPAAGMNSAEGEELAELIFHLRDTYKLSILLIEHDMKFVNKLCDRVLVLDYGKTIFEGDIKEAVLNKEVIAAYLGDIEVLEA, from the coding sequence ATGATACTTGAACTTAAAGGAATTTCAAAAAGTTTTGGTGGCGTTGAGGCGATTAAAGATGTGAATTTTAGCATTAAAAAGGGCGAAATTTTTGCCCTAATTGGTCCAAATGGAGCTGGAAAAACTACGCTTTTTAATATCATCACCGGAAATTATAAGCCAAGCAAAGGACAAGTGTTTTTTAAAAATCAGCTTTTAAATCCTTTAAAACCGCACCAAATCGTGCATCTTGGCATAGCAAGAACCTTTCAAAATATCAGGCTTTTTTCTTCAATGAATGTGCTTGAAAATGTGCTTATAGGTTTTGATAAAAGCATAAGATATAGTGTTTTTGAAGCTTTTTTGCACCTTGGACGTTTTAAAAAAGCTGAAAAAGAAAGTAAAGAAAAAGCCTTTGCGCTTTTAAGAGAGCTGAATTTAGAACATTTTGCCCATGAAAAAGCGACAAGTCTAAGCTATGGACAGCAAAGAAAGGTAGAAATTGCTAGAGCTATGGCGACAAATCCAAGCCTGCTTTTACTTGATGAGCCAGCTGCTGGTATGAACTCAGCTGAAGGCGAAGAGCTTGCAGAGCTTATCTTTCATCTAAGAGATACTTATAAACTTAGCATTTTACTCATAGAACATGATATGAAATTTGTCAATAAGCTTTGTGATAGGGTTTTGGTGCTTGATTATGGTAAAACTATCTTTGAAGGCGATATCAAAGAAGCTGTTTTAAATAAAGAAGTCATAGCTGCTTATCTTGGCGATATAGAAGTTTTGGAGGCTTGA
- a CDS encoding branched-chain amino acid ABC transporter permease, producing MRVQANTFSHLSFIILSLAFIAIAPYYFSDYGMDIINQIAIFIILAVSYNLINGVTGQFSLEPNGFVAIGAYVAALILLSPEAKVDQFSLEDPSSFILAFHSTSFIFALFMGGLCALILSFILSFAVFRVRGDYLAIVTLGFGIIIKLLAINFPSITNGSLGLNDLPRYTNLWWSGGVAIVVVLLILNLVYSKYGRAMKAVRDDEDAASAMGINTFWIKSLAFGTSAFCEGVGGALLACFYASVSPEQFDFLLTFQLLIIIVLGGLGSTTGAIIGAILVIGGAEWLRFLDEPMNFFGYETEALPGLRMLVYSLILILIMLFARKGIMGDKELLELFKFKRKSK from the coding sequence ATGAGAGTTCAAGCAAATACTTTTTCACATCTTAGTTTTATCATTCTTAGCCTTGCCTTTATCGCTATAGCGCCGTATTATTTTAGTGATTATGGTATGGATATCATCAATCAAATCGCCATTTTCATTATCCTTGCGGTAAGTTACAATCTCATCAATGGCGTTACCGGGCAGTTTTCACTTGAGCCAAATGGCTTTGTTGCTATAGGTGCTTATGTTGCAGCTTTGATTCTTTTAAGTCCTGAAGCAAAAGTTGATCAGTTTTCCTTAGAAGATCCAAGCTCTTTTATTTTAGCTTTTCATTCAACAAGTTTTATCTTTGCTTTGTTTATGGGTGGGCTTTGTGCTTTGATACTTTCTTTTATCCTTTCTTTTGCGGTGTTTAGGGTAAGGGGGGATTATCTTGCTATCGTAACTTTGGGCTTTGGCATTATCATTAAACTTTTAGCGATTAATTTTCCTTCTATTACCAATGGCTCTTTGGGCTTAAATGACTTGCCACGATATACGAATTTATGGTGGAGTGGAGGCGTGGCGATTGTCGTTGTGCTTTTGATTTTGAATTTAGTGTATTCAAAATACGGACGCGCGATGAAAGCTGTAAGAGATGATGAGGACGCAGCAAGTGCTATGGGGATTAATACTTTTTGGATTAAAAGCCTTGCTTTTGGCACTTCTGCATTTTGCGAAGGCGTAGGTGGGGCTTTATTAGCGTGTTTTTATGCTTCAGTTTCTCCTGAACAATTTGACTTTTTGCTGACTTTTCAGCTTCTTATTATCATCGTTTTAGGCGGACTTGGATCAACTACAGGAGCGATTATAGGAGCGATTTTGGTTATCGGTGGGGCTGAGTGGTTGAGATTTTTAGATGAGCCTATGAATTTCTTTGGTTATGAAACTGAGGCTTTACCTGGGCTTAGAATGCTTGTGTATTCACTCATACTTATACTTATCATGCTTTTTGCAAGAAAAGGCATAATGGGCGATAAAGAGCTACTTGAACTTTTTAAATTCAAAAGGAAAAGCAAATGA
- a CDS encoding branched-chain amino acid ABC transporter permease produces the protein MQTSFFLQQLINGLSLGSMYALIAIGYTMVYGVLRLINFAHGEIMMIGAYTALFCITALNLPFLAALALAMIFAACIGIAMDKIAYKPLRKAPKISLLITAIGMSYFIQNLFNILFGARPRLFEAPQYLQQVFIFGDLSISIVSIFVPVLTFFILLFVLYVLYKSKYGIAIRALAFDVSTVNLMGIDANKIISIVFALGSALAAIGGVFWALNYPSVDPYMGVLIGLKAFAAAVLGGIGSVVGAVLGGLIIGFSEVVAVAFFPELGGFKDAFAFIFLVFVLLFKPSGILGINYERSRF, from the coding sequence ATGCAAACAAGCTTTTTTTTGCAACAGCTCATTAATGGACTTAGCTTAGGCAGTATGTATGCACTCATTGCCATTGGTTATACTATGGTGTATGGAGTTTTGCGTTTGATTAACTTTGCTCATGGTGAGATTATGATGATAGGTGCTTATACGGCTCTTTTTTGTATCACAGCTTTAAATTTACCTTTTTTAGCAGCCCTAGCTTTAGCGATGATCTTTGCAGCTTGTATAGGTATAGCTATGGATAAAATCGCTTATAAGCCTTTACGAAAAGCGCCTAAAATTTCACTTCTTATCACTGCTATAGGTATGAGTTATTTTATACAAAATCTTTTTAATATACTTTTTGGAGCAAGACCTCGTTTATTTGAAGCACCTCAGTATTTGCAACAAGTCTTTATTTTTGGGGATTTAAGCATTAGCATAGTGAGTATTTTTGTGCCTGTGCTGACTTTTTTCATCTTGCTTTTTGTGCTTTATGTGCTGTATAAAAGCAAATACGGCATTGCTATACGCGCTTTAGCTTTTGATGTAAGCACGGTAAATTTAATGGGTATAGATGCAAATAAAATCATCTCTATAGTCTTTGCTCTTGGTTCAGCCCTAGCAGCTATTGGTGGGGTATTTTGGGCTTTAAATTACCCTTCAGTTGATCCTTATATGGGCGTTTTAATAGGCTTAAAAGCCTTTGCAGCAGCGGTTTTAGGCGGTATAGGAAGCGTGGTTGGTGCGGTTTTAGGTGGGCTTATCATAGGTTTTAGCGAAGTAGTTGCTGTTGCTTTTTTCCCAGAGTTAGGCGGTTTTAAAGACGCTTTTGCTTTTATCTTTTTGGTTTTTGTCTTGCTTTTTAAGCCAAGTGGAATTTTAGGCATAAACTATGAAAGAAGTAGGTTTTAA
- a CDS encoding ABC transporter substrate-binding protein gives MKKVLNFLLLSSLALCAKELNIGVIMPLSGATAAYGQSALEGIKLANSMKNKLSNGDEIKLVVVDTKGDKLESANAANRLISKDKALGLIGEMVTANTLQAISVAENKKVPLIAPAATADKLLNNKHYASRVCFMDSFQGSALASYAYTKLNYKNAVIVSDQSTDYSLGLSKAFEKEFQAKGGKILAKLRISSKEKDFKALIAQIQNLKPDFVYLPLYYSEASLFVRQAAAAGLKVPFASADGVADETFIQLAGEASEGHLFTDSFDAANPPTQVSKDFIKLYESKHSSKEVPNFTAMGADAYLVMFEAMQQCVPNLTSECINEKIHTTNDFQGVSGVISIDKSGNAKRSLVLKEIKNQKQVYKDLINP, from the coding sequence ATGAAAAAAGTGTTAAACTTCTTGCTCCTTTCTAGCCTTGCTCTTTGTGCAAAAGAGCTTAATATAGGCGTGATTATGCCTTTAAGCGGAGCTACTGCAGCCTATGGACAAAGTGCTTTAGAAGGCATTAAACTTGCAAATTCAATGAAAAACAAGCTTAGCAATGGCGATGAGATCAAGCTTGTAGTCGTTGATACTAAAGGCGACAAGCTAGAAAGCGCAAATGCTGCAAATCGCCTTATCTCAAAAGACAAAGCTTTAGGACTTATCGGCGAAATGGTAACAGCAAACACCTTGCAAGCCATATCAGTAGCAGAAAACAAAAAAGTGCCTCTCATCGCACCAGCTGCAACAGCTGATAAGCTTTTAAACAACAAACACTACGCAAGTAGAGTATGTTTTATGGATAGTTTTCAAGGCTCAGCTTTAGCAAGTTATGCTTATACAAAGCTAAACTACAAAAATGCTGTGATAGTAAGTGATCAAAGCACGGATTATTCTTTGGGCTTAAGCAAGGCTTTTGAAAAAGAATTTCAAGCTAAAGGCGGTAAAATCCTAGCAAAGCTTCGAATAAGCTCGAAAGAAAAGGACTTTAAAGCTCTTATCGCTCAAATTCAAAACCTAAAACCGGATTTTGTGTATCTGCCTTTGTATTACAGCGAAGCCTCGCTTTTTGTGCGTCAAGCTGCTGCAGCTGGGCTTAAAGTGCCTTTTGCTTCAGCTGATGGTGTGGCTGATGAGACTTTTATCCAACTTGCAGGAGAAGCAAGCGAGGGGCATCTTTTCACAGATAGCTTTGATGCAGCCAACCCTCCAACTCAAGTAAGCAAAGATTTTATCAAGCTGTATGAAAGCAAACACTCAAGCAAAGAAGTGCCAAACTTCACAGCTATGGGAGCTGATGCGTATCTTGTGATGTTTGAAGCTATGCAACAATGCGTGCCAAATTTAACAAGTGAATGTATCAATGAAAAAATTCATACAACAAATGATTTTCAAGGCGTTTCAGGCGTCATTAGCATAGATAAAAGTGGAAATGCTAAACGCTCTTTAGTGCTTAAAGAGATTAAAAATCAAAAACAAGTCTATAAGGACTTGATCAATCCTTGA
- a CDS encoding ABC transporter substrate-binding protein yields the protein MKKIHFILGALALASSLFAKEVQIGVVLPLTGSLSAYGQDVLAGISLANKLYPKMQNNDEVKLVIIDSKGDKIESSNAATRLVSQDKVIALIGEAITTNTMQVISVAESKKVPMIAPVASGDKLLNKKSYSSRVCFMDSFQGEKFADYASKELGLKTAVLIVDQANVYSLGLAKVFEGKFTQNGGKIVKKLTISSGDKDFKAIASQLKSLNADFVYMPIYHPEAALIAKQARSIGFDKLMSAGDGVNNQTFIELGGSAVNGVIFTDSFDAHNPSTQTGKEFVAAYEKEKGSKEVPAFSAMGADAYLVMLRALNACSSNLNSECVNKEIHSTKDFQSVGGVINIDSSGNASRSVVIKEIVNGKQVFKSTIMP from the coding sequence ATGAAAAAAATTCATTTTATTTTAGGTGCTTTGGCTTTAGCTAGCTCGCTTTTTGCTAAAGAGGTTCAAATCGGCGTTGTCTTACCACTTACAGGCTCACTTTCAGCCTATGGACAAGATGTGCTTGCTGGTATTTCACTAGCAAATAAACTCTATCCAAAAATGCAAAATAACGATGAGGTAAAACTTGTCATCATTGATAGCAAAGGCGATAAGATCGAAAGCTCAAACGCTGCAACAAGGCTAGTTTCTCAAGATAAAGTCATCGCACTCATAGGCGAAGCTATCACCACAAATACTATGCAAGTGATCTCAGTAGCTGAAAGCAAAAAAGTGCCAATGATCGCACCGGTTGCTTCTGGAGATAAACTTTTAAACAAAAAATCCTACTCAAGCAGAGTATGTTTTATGGATAGCTTTCAAGGCGAAAAATTCGCAGATTATGCAAGCAAAGAGCTTGGCTTAAAAACAGCAGTTTTAATCGTTGATCAAGCTAATGTGTATTCTTTGGGCTTAGCAAAGGTTTTCGAGGGCAAATTTACTCAAAATGGCGGTAAAATCGTTAAAAAGCTTACCATTTCAAGCGGAGATAAGGACTTTAAAGCCATAGCTTCTCAGCTTAAAAGCTTAAATGCTGATTTTGTGTATATGCCTATTTATCATCCAGAAGCTGCGTTAATCGCTAAACAAGCAAGAAGCATAGGCTTTGATAAGCTTATGAGTGCAGGCGATGGGGTGAATAATCAAACCTTCATCGAGCTTGGAGGTTCAGCTGTAAATGGCGTAATCTTTACAGATAGCTTTGACGCACACAATCCAAGCACACAAACAGGCAAGGAATTTGTTGCTGCTTATGAAAAAGAAAAAGGCAGTAAAGAAGTGCCAGCCTTTAGCGCTATGGGAGCTGATGCGTATCTTGTGATGTTAAGAGCCTTAAATGCTTGCTCAAGCAATCTTAACAGCGAATGTGTAAATAAAGAAATTCATTCAACCAAAGACTTTCAAAGCGTAGGCGGTGTGATTAACATAGATTCAAGCGGTAATGCGTCTCGTTCTGTGGTGATTAAAGAGATAGTTAATGGCAAACAAGTGTTTAAAAGCACTATTATGCCTTAA
- the rpsO gene encoding 30S ribosomal protein S15 has product MALDSAQKAQIVAKFARKEGDTGSTEVQVALLSARITQLTEHLKVFKKDFSSRLGLLKLVGQRKRLLAYLKRKDYQSYSKLIAELNLRDK; this is encoded by the coding sequence ATGGCTTTGGATTCGGCTCAAAAAGCTCAAATTGTTGCGAAATTCGCTAGAAAAGAAGGAGATACAGGCTCCACTGAAGTTCAAGTTGCGCTTTTAAGTGCGAGGATTACTCAACTTACAGAACACCTTAAAGTTTTTAAAAAAGACTTTTCTTCAAGATTAGGACTTTTAAAACTTGTAGGACAAAGAAAAAGACTTTTAGCTTATCTTAAAAGAAAAGACTATCAAAGCTACAGCAAGCTTATCGCTGAGCTTAACTTAAGAGATAAATAA